Part of the Zingiber officinale cultivar Zhangliang chromosome 6A, Zo_v1.1, whole genome shotgun sequence genome, ACTATACATGTAGATAAGTAGATTGATTTCTTTTTTAACAACTcaaatttttaggatattttgaatattttgcCATTTTACTTGGGCTACAATTTGTAAATTTTGCAGGCTGGTCAAGAGTCATTTCGATCAATTACAAGATCTTATTATAGAGGTGCCGCAGGTGCCCTTCTTGTTTATGACATCACCAGGTATTGATTGATAAGCATTATTTTGCTGTGTTATTCAGACTCAGCTTATACACCTATATCCTTGACGATATGGGTATGGGTATGGGTATGGAAAAAGAGTCGAGCTGTTGAACTCATCTacggagaaagaagaagaaagagactgAGGAGAAAGCTTACTTAGGGCTTCACTGGAAAGGAAGAGGAAGGATATACCTTGCAGTTGAATGTGTTGTAGGGATTAGGAGAGAGGGAAGACTTCTGTTGTGGTGATGGAAGAGAACATTAAGCCttcttttaggaattttcaaaatattcctATACTATAACATCTCAAAAAGCCCCTAatgcttttttattttttattttttttttcaaaatgaccCCTAACCTATAACacttaaaaaatgataaatttgtAGACATTTTCAAAACGTCCCTTAAATTATAAACATTATATTGTATACATACATGCAACAAACATTATATACCATATACATTTACTATGCAATATGTGTTCCATACATTAACATTTATATTGTTAAGATTGGTTGTGCCTCTGCTTGGTCCACTTTTTTCACATgcttcaattttgaaaataaaaattcatgTGTCGGTCTTCCAGGTTCATACCCGTGTCCAGCGTGAAATATTTGTATCTAAGTCTGAATAACATAGATCTTGATTTAGAGGACATATTAGGTGCTTTTGTGATGCACCTTTCAATTAATTGTCAGGAGGGAGACATTCAATCATCTTGCTAGCTGGTTAGAAGATGCAAGGCAACACGCTAATGCTAATATGACGATTATGTTGATTGGCAATAAGTGTGATTTGGCTCACAGAAGAGCTGTTAGCACTGAGGAAGGCGAACAGTTCGCTAAGGAGCATGGTTTAATTTTCATGGAGGCATCTGCCAAAACAGCACAGAATGTTGAGGAGGTGAAATGGCAACTTTTGTTTTCCTTCAAATCATTGTACCTTTTATGCCATGAACTTACGTATATGAATTTACATTGGAAATCCTTTTTCCCCTCAGGCTTTTATCAGAACTGCTGCAACAATATACAAGAAAATTCAGGATGGTGTCTTCGATGTATCAAATGAGGTGAGATGTGGACATCCTACCAAAATAACAAGATGCAAATCAAAGCTACACAGTTAGATCATGCATTTTTTAATCCTCTTTAGAATTTGTTGTGCTTGATAAAATACATGCTGGTTGCAACCATTGGCTGTTTATGTTCCTGAAAGAGAATTTCCTAAGCTAACTCGTTGGACATGCTCTCATTAACTAGTTCATTTGATAACTATGACAATAATCCTaaatattagttttaaaattcATATTTATACATTAATCAATAGAAATATATCTAGCTTCCCTGACAAAAAAATGTGTTATAAACTATGTATTGTATTTACACATTAACCAAGGGTTGGTTATGATTTCATGTTGTTCTATTAagatttcttagatttttttttaatgttattggTTATTATATTGTTGTGTTAAGATTATAAAATGACATCTTTATACTTACCCATCTTCCTTGAAGTAGATAAATGAATGTtttcaagagaatgccaaaactgTTTGCTTTCAACCAAACTGATTAGTTCTTTCAAATTGATAAAAATTGTCAGGTTCAACCTTTTTTTAACTGGTCTGGATTTAGATTCAATCTGATTGGAAGACTTGGATTGGAACTTGGGGTTTTGAGGTCTTTTAGTTGGTTGGGTCCAGTTCTAGTAGCTATTCTCATAGGAGGTGTTATCCTCCTTATTGGCCTGAATGTTTCACGACTGAAACAATAAAACTGTATTTAAAACATCTTACAATACAGTGTGCATCTCTCGGTACTTCAGGCTATTCACCATTGACTAGCTGTCCTTGTCAGCAGGCCTGCCTCATGATCTACCAAAGTTCCCTTGCTAGCATGCCTCTCTATTGACAAAGTTACCTTACCGATGTGCTTGCTTGCGATCAACCAAGTTACCTTACTGCCATGCCTTATGCAATCGACCAAGCTGCCTTGACAGCATCCTCGATCATTTCTTTGGACCTTGCAATTGCTGAATTCATGGAATTGTTGTTTGTTAGATTTACTGAATTCTTTCATTTGTAACCACAAGAACTTGTATCTGGAACCCATAACAAAGAATTCTTATAACAACGATTGAATCTTTACCACTCTAACCATGATTTATTGCGAATTGATGTTGCAGTCATATGGAATCAAAATTGGATATGGAGGGGTTCCTGGTCCATCAGGTGGAAGGGATTCATCTTCTCAAGGTGGTGCTTGCTGCAGTTGACGTCCATTTTTCACCCTTAACAATGACATTGTATCTTAAAGCTACCCTTCTTATTTCAACAATAAACTTAGACCATTCTTTCTTTTCTCATGTGCATAAGTTACATGGATTTGAATTCTTTTAgtattggtttttttttttgttttttgctgCTTTTCTCCCGGGTGCTCTGTTGGTGTCTCCATTTTGCATTTGATGTCTCTTTTACTATTTAGATTTTTTTGTCTAGTTAAAAGAtatgtaaattttatttaaggATAAATTGGAAATGCAGGTGGAGCCTTGCGTGCAGAGAAAAGAGCAAACTGTGTACATTAGAGATTTTAGTGGATCCTGTGCGGTCCATTGTCTGTTAGGTTGTGTTTAGTATTGTAAATAGATGGATCTTTCTTTCTCCGCAGCCCGGATCCTCTAGAACGTTTTTTGCGGTCTAGGGGATGATCCCTTGATGTGGATTGGTGGGGATGAATGGTCCCCATCTATTTTATGAATGAAGACCATTCATTTCACCAATTCATACTAAGGGACATCTCCTAGACCGCAAAAAGTGGTCCAAAAAATCTGCCCTCCTTTCTCCAAGCTTCACATTGCGAGAGTTTCTTACATTGCGGTAGTTTCTTATATCGGATTACATTTTTTGTATTTAGTAttgtaaataaattaaacatttgtGAAAAAATTAATTTGAGGTTTAATTTAATAAGAGATTATTTATATTCCTAcctatatatcttactattttattaaaaattttcccTCTTTATTAACTAACTTTGACGAAGCCTAAAAtgtatttacgttaatgtccttttttctatttacactcaaaataatttcaagatttattagtaatttcacaagcgaaacattcagtgatctagagttcgagactcagctacgtattattataaattttttttatcattaattttatctggttgttttatataaaaaaatatagttctttttagtctcatatcttagaattgacaatactatgatcaaagaagcttctataaatattttagaccgacgatgttaaaaaatatatttttcttaattttttttactaagacaagtataatattaaattaaaataattttttacataggGAAACCCGTTATTGGGATTCTCTGGCGTCACTATTATATGAGTCTGACGAAttttacccaaataattaattcttggtttGTAAGGATGACACTAGAAAATTCAACCAATTcaaattttcaaagacccaaTTCTTGGTTTCACGCTCACACTAGTATAcataaaagattaattaaataaataaatttgaataactctttaaattaaatacataaatttgaactttaatttattaaacaataTTCATTGATAAAACTgttaaataaacaaaaagaaattaaaaataaatttatattattaaattaaataataaaagtaaaaatatcaaatttcaaataattaaacaaatttaaattaagattaaactcttattatttttaaaattatattattaaactcgaaaatcaagttaaaaatataaaagttttgttaacttttatattattatgattaattcataaatttaaaattaaattcaataaaATTCTTATGATTAACAATATTAATTCATAAAATTCTTATgattaaataaacaataaaattaaaaattaaaaattaaaaattaaaaattaaaaattaatttatattattaaactcaataatcaagtaaaaaaattataaaaacttttaaataattaaacaagcctccatagcatctaaatgaaccaaattccgattaagaaaaaaaacttaaacaaTGATTTTAACAGATTGGTTTGTTTCGACTTGACTTGTTTACAATTCTACCCCACAATGAATCATATGCTGAAACTAATTTGAACCGCACCCATGAAATAGACTTTTTATACCAAATGCATCAAATTATTTCAGCagctattataaaaaaatattctatcaTAACCACAGTAGCAAGTTTGTATTTATGTcataatgaattttattttccGCTATATAATCACTGTGCTCTTGGGTTATCAAAACCATAGATTCTGCAGCATCGTCAAGCTCTAGTAGTTTTAGTATTAATTTGTGCTGGTTACTGCGCCGATCGAGCTTTTGCTAACTTCTTTGGCGGTGGGTTTCCACCGGAGATGAGCACATACGCATAGAAGCAGATCATTGCAGCGCTGCAAAACATTGAAGTAGTGATGAGTAATATGTAAGGATGCCAGCGGCTAATTTTGTTCATCAATGGACAAGAATATACCTTAATGCTATGTAGAGTACTGCAGGGAAGAGCTTCTTTGACTGCAACAATTATAAAATAAGCAGTTGTTATCTCATCAAGCAAATAGTTTGATTCTTATAGATGAGAAGTTTGATAAGGTACTTGCCAAGGAGAATGACtgcaaatgcctccagagaaacgcAACAGAAAATGCTGCCgcaatagaaagaaaattaatacatgaagagattttaaaatcgTGTATTACAAGTGGAAGGACTTAGCATTATAACACAAATAAAGGAAAATCCAGTGACACATCCAGCACAGACAAACTGTGCTAGTGTCCAAGCATTATGGTTGCCTGTGGTGCTTGAAAAAATCATTAGCTCTACGGTTTATGAGTTCAGTTTTGCATTTGGTCATGTGAATCGGGATGatgaaatattattttgtagAGAATTTAATATAGTGGAGACTATCCCTACAGTTGTCCCTATAAGCTAGAACTTGTAGGTAGTGGCTTCTTTCCATGCCTAAGTCATTATGATACTCAAAGTGGCTCTATTTCATTATATTCCATCTATATTTtgatttcattcttttctatatACAGAACAAGTTGAGAAATTATCATCATTATCATATAATAAGCAGaaaattgcaacaaaaataagaaaaaggagaATCATGAATCTCAAGACCGGATCTCACATTATTTTTCTCAGTTGAAATAAAAATTGTAAGAGCAGCATATTACTAAGACTTAATTTATTAATATTGTATGCATTTGGGCTACATCCCAAGGCctaaattttgagaaaataacTATTTTTAGGTTTAtatacctgctatgttatatggaattgaatgttgggctatgactcaagcacatgagcagaagatgagagttgcagagatgaagaTGTTAAGATAGATGCGTGGACaaacgaagatggacaaaataagaaatgagagcattagagagaaagtcggagttgcatttatttaggaaaaactccgagagacgctTAAGatagtacggacatgtacttagacgaccaataaatgtttcaggcgatgtgaaactatgataaacatgcatatcaaacgaggaaaagcaagaccaaaaaagacttagttagcaacaataaaataagataaaatttatttaaatatagatgatgatataataggagatagagctcaatgacgtaaaaggattcatacagtcgATCCCACCTAGTGAGAAAAGGCTTGAttattgtatttgttgtatttctCCCACAACAAAATTTTTATGCCTTAAACCAAATGCACCAAAAGTGATTACATGGCTTCCCATTATATTTGGATTAGTAGGTAACTATGTGAAAGTTATGTTTTTATAGCTTTGTTTACTTGGAGCGAAATGAGACGAATCATTATAGGGATGATACATAATGAGGCTGCAAACTATAAACTTTAGTTGTCAAATGTTCTATACTGATAAGAATAATAACATATGTTCATTTACTTAGACAGAAATGAGAGAAATCATTATAAGGATGATACATTAACAGGCCATACAGTGTAAACCTTAGTTGCAAAATGTATCAGACTGATAAGAATTAATTGGTGGCAAAAGGcttgcccccagcgcccccgccaatccgtcccagggccaacacggaggaggtaaatcacggacggctactagcctttggaatagtgactagcacataagggaggtatttacctcggttttgtcgagatttgaacctagacctcattggtggcaacacctcatgtgctagccactagccACTAGACTAAtaagaattaagaacaatatacATATGAAATTTTCCTTGAAGCAATAACAATATGACAATATATTGCACACAATTATATTTTCACAACACAATAAAAAAAAAGACCTAAAGAAAAAGACAAGCTAGGCATCATCAGCATCAAATTGTGTTAATCACGACCATTTAGAGCAACATCATATGCATCACCTCTTTGAACACTATATAACGCTAGGTTACAAGCAATATTGGAATCTCTTAAATTGCCTCTCCTGTTTATGTCAACTAGATATTTTCAATCACTCTAAATCCCTTCCCTCATAACTTTAGTTAATTTGATTCGTACAGCTATGAAATCCTTTTATGTTCTTTGAAATGTCCATACACACACCCAGATGGAAGTACAAATATTTTATTGTCTTTGAAATGCCCATACTCAACACCATATTTACCTATTTTCTCTATTGTACATCTACTGGAGCCATAACTTAAGTGCTCCTCTTTTATATCTTTTTCAGACGTCCATTTTAGTACTCTCACATCTTGCTATATTAACTTTTCGTACTTGTTGTTTTCCGCCTGCACATTCTGATCTTTATAAAAAATCATCCCATACTAGTCTTATAAAATTTATGCTGGTCTAGGGAACATACAATTCCAGAAGCTTTTCTCCATTTCAAAATTGGCAAATGCCAACAATGTCCAATTTGTGAATTTGAGCCACAGGAAAACGTGTAAAAATAAGCCATTTTTCATTTTACTGAACCACCAATTACAAGCAGATACATGAAATACTATGTCTGAATGCATTCCTTGTTTTGATATAAAGACTGAGGAATACCTGTTTGACCCAAAATGAATGGTATGCTGGATCCTCCAGCGCTCCAAACCATTAGACTAAATATACTCAGAGCTGAGATAGCACTACCAAATATCAAACCTGTAGGATTTCTGGAGAAAACAAATCCAAGCAACCCACCAAAGAACAGAAATCCACctacaaagaaaaaaaagaacGTTGTGATTGACTGCATATCTTAAAAGGCGTGCAGACTGTCCGATCTCACATCTTCAACAGCATATAACAAATATTTGAAAATGTTGTGATAAGGAAGAACTTTCTCCTAGCAGTAAGATCCTAGAGAACAAACGCATGACAGCTTGAGTCAGAGGTACAATAATGATGAATCTTAACAATAACACTAAAAACTAGTATGGGCAAACAATGGAAGAAACAAACAAACTGCATTTACATGTTAGTGCAACATTAGTGTACCCGCCTTTGGCCCTAGTCCGTATTTTGACCATTAGTCTATGTCAAGGTCTAAATTTTGTTGTATGTTGGCTGGCCATTGTATGCATTGCGCTAATTAGTCTATATCAAGGATTAAAATTTCTTGCCTATGTACTCACAACAAGAAGTATTATCCCAATGGTTGAACTAAAATTTGAAATGGCATACCATAGGGGATTCCCAAGCAAAAATCATGTATTCTTGCACTTCTTTGGGTTGGGATGACAGCCTCTTCTTGATGATGAATCTCAGTACCTGTTTTTTCATTGACTAGTTCCACAACTGGACTAGACTCAATAGAGTCAGTTTTATCTAGCTTATCCTCTGGATAAATTGTAGCAGTATCAGCCTCTAAATTGCTCTGAGAGCTACTTCCATTGACGCACATGGAAACGAAAAGCTgagttgaagaaaaattagagttAATGCACCAACAAATGAAGATAAGATCAATGAGTAAGCTCTAATTCAGACAGAAAAATtttcttttgcttctttctttgagTTCAATTTTCACTTTTCCCTTTTGGTTTTAGAGAATAAATAGCTTCCCTAAGTGCATGTCTTTTGACTACATTTGTAGGACGCCAATTGCTTGATTTTGAATATATTCATGAACCAAGAAAAGATGAGGATATCAGCGAGACTCCAAGAGAAGTGTTGAAAAAATACAACAGTTATTCAGTCTAGTGTAAAATAGTTATGAAAGGAAAATTTGACCAATAGTAAGTTTTGGTAATTATCAAATGAATTTCACTGCATGGGAATCAGCATCAGAAGGACAAAAAGAATGATAACCCCCTGTTTGTCAACTTCACAAGAATGATAGTTGAGAGCAAGAAAGCAAACTTGGTCAATAaattatgcatttgttcacatcttggatatcataatcaagagcagcataatgaaaaaaaaaattatttgcaaGAGGAGTCAAAACAGCATTTATCATGCATACCTGAAGTTAAGTCTAATATATAATTACTAATCATGTACATCAGGAAAGGCAGAGAGGAGACAAATAATAGCTTAAAGTAGGATTCCCCTAATCCAATTTTAAAGAATGTCTCGATTCTGAGATGACTGTAGATGCCAACCCTCTAACCAATACAAAGAAGGATGGACATTCATTTTTGTGATCAACCCTTGCTTTACCATTACTTCACATCAaaagtaggaggaaagaaaaagcATGGACTAAATGATttcttattatttattataatttggGCAGTTTATAAATGCTATTGTTATCTGATAGGGAAATCATGCATCCAGAAGATGGCGCCAGCATAAAAAGATGAGAAGCCTGCCCCAGTAAGTTTGTGATCTTTTAAGGAAAATTTGAACAGCAAAACTAGATGAAAGGGACAACGCCACTTTGTGCATCTAAGCTAAACCCCAAATTGCCAACAGTGAATCTCCAGACTTGACCACGGCTAAGAAAaattaaagagattttaaaaaacaACCTTTTTGTTGCTGACGTTGGAAACCCTAACGGCAGGAACTCTGAACCACTTGGCCCTCTGCTCCataagatcgggagaagaaaacCTACGCAATGCCAACAGTGGTAAAGGGCGAATCCCTCCTAAGGATGGCTTCATGCTCGTTCTCATTCCCAACGCAAGACAATTAATCTGGGCGAAAGCCATCGATCTGGACTCCACGAAACCCATGACACAAAAATCAACAcaataccatcagaatcaccacAGGAAGCCAGAAATCGGAGATCGATAAGAAAACGTTGAGATCCACTATTCCTCGTGGTGTTCATAGAGACGGAGATCGTCTCCAAGATTCCAGGAGGTTTAGATGGAGGCACGCGGACCTTCCAGCAGCGACAGTTTCGACAAAGGTCGAAGGAGAAGAGGGTAGGAGCTATCGAGCCGGCGATCCGAGAAGAGGCGACACGTGCTCGAGGTGAGCGGCTTCGTCGTCGCGTAGAGAGTGGCGATGCCGGCGTCGGTGTTTCTCGATAGAGAAGACTGCAAGGGCGGCGCCGTGCAGGCGAAGCAAAGCTTATTTGCCGATTTCCTTTGACCAGTTTTTAACGTCTTTCAGAAAAATTTTCATTTTGACCCTaaaatttatcaaatatttaCTTCTCAAACCCTGGGCTGTCGTTTCATATTAAATCAGTAAATTTGCATACAGTTCTTAATTATAAACTCAGCTTTCATACAGTCCCCATtcataaaaatttttattttcattccctaatcaaatatatttacctaattatccataatatttttcaatataaaaaatctaaaaatcagtatattattttttaaattcagtatattaaattagaatctagtatattttctatcaaattgagtacgattttttttcacctcaattggatagaaaatatactagattttctttaaataatattcaatttgataaaaaatatactagattttttttaaatggtaaatgatgctgaatttacaaggaattatattaaataagaaaaaaatcgtgctcaatttaatagaaaatatactcaattctagtttatgtgctgaatttgataggaattatattcatttttagactatttgtactaaaaaatatgagggttaattttgatagaaaatatactcgattctaatatAAAGTACTGGATTCTAatataaagtgctgaatttaactccctacatatttatttttaaactttttatacgTAAAAAGTTGAGGGATAATTTAGGTAACAATATTTATATGAGAGAGAAACAAATAATACTTTACATATAAagagtgaaaataaaatttttttatgattgAGAACTGCATGTAAAACTATGATTGTGATTATATTGTAGTCTTTACCCTTAAATTATCCTATTAATCTACTTAAAGTGATTTGATTCTGCtcaacaatatatattttttttcaaaatcagaATTGTATGTTATGGTTGAATTCATTCAAAAATTGATTAAATTCTAAACTCTTTTAGTCGATtgagtaaaaattattatttttaaccaAAGAACGGTTTAAAATTTCTTAGATATATTAGAAAAAAATGacttttttgatttatttatggGCAATAAATTGTATATTTATAGGCAATCTTCCGATGGACTGTGGAGGAGACGACCACTGAACTCCATTTTCCATCTCAATTCCGGAAGATTTTGCTCGAATAGCTGCTAGTTTTCCAGGTAAGTTTACAGAATGATGCTTGGATTTCGCTTGCGACGCATTTCTGACGATTCGAGTGGGTTATTGATTCGTGCATTTAGTAGTTTCCTTTCCGAAAGATCTGATCCGTATTCTGACTTTATTCTGGTGGGATATTCGTCTCGATCGCTTCAAGTTTACTCCTTGGATGGTTTAGCTTGTTTTCCAGTCGTTAGGTTGAGTAAGAAACCTAATCTGCTGGATCTGATCTTTTTTAGCGAACGGGAACAGTGTTGTTGAACTTAGGTTTACGAGATGCTCTTGTGGTGGCACAGATGGTTAAGGATTTTATGGCTGACTTTTGCTTTTGTGGTTCACTAGTTCCCCTCTTGCCATCTtcgatttttttttccattttgttTGACTCTTAATTTTGTTGTCTGTTTAGCTTTCCCCTATCAAGATTTAGAAATCCACTAATGAATCCTTTGCTTTTTACAGTTTTACTGaccaaaaattggatacaaactTCGCTCCACAATGTTCTTGTGCCATGTAGTAATTTGATAGTAATAACAATCGAAAGCAAATGAACTTTTCTTGATGTGTTACCTGATCATCTTAAAATATTATGCATTCCTAAGCAGCTTGACTTGTAGCTGTTCAAGTTTTGTTGATTTTCCCTCTTTCATTTGTGAAATTTAGCATTCTGTGGATTACTGAATAAATGAGTTCTCAGTACGACAGGCCTGACAAGACAGTGCCAGGTACACAAGACCTCATCTGTTCATACTTGTTACTGCTGTCATTCCTCGTTATATGCCTAGATGAACGTTAATAGGAGCATTTACAAAGTCAAAGATGCTGTCTATCATTTAATTGCTAGAAAAATCTGGAGTTGGTGTTCTtgcattggatttttttttctaagcATCATATGTACTATGTTTGACTACATCTTCTAATAGGTAATCAGTTCCCAAACTGAGGAATATATGTGGAAGCATTTTTCCAGATGACACCTTGAACATGGATTAGACAAATTATCATTCCTTGAGAATTTTTGGATTACTTTTGTGGTCATGTTTAGCTAATCTACAACAATATGGTGTATTCTTAATTTAGAGTTTGA contains:
- the LOC121997142 gene encoding ras-related protein RABB1c-like — protein: MSYAYLFKYIIIGDTGVGKSCLLLQFTDKRFQPVHDLTIGVEFGARMINIDNKPIKLQIWDTAGQESFRSITRSYYRGAAGALLVYDITRRETFNHLASWLEDARQHANANMTIMLIGNKCDLAHRRAVSTEEGEQFAKEHGLIFMEASAKTAQNVEEAFIRTAATIYKKIQDGVFDVSNESYGIKIGYGGVPGPSGGRDSSSQGGACCS
- the LOC121997145 gene encoding protein FATTY ACID EXPORT 1, chloroplastic-like encodes the protein MAFAQINCLALGMRTSMKPSLGGIRPLPLLALRRFSSPDLMEQRAKWFRVPAVRVSNVSNKKLFVSMCVNGSSSQSNLEADTATIYPEDKLDKTDSIESSPVVELVNEKTGTEIHHQEEAVIPTQRSARIHDFCLGIPYGGFLFFGGLLGFVFSRNPTGLIFGSAISALSIFSLMVWSAGGSSIPFILGQTAFSVAFLWRHLQSFSLSKKLFPAVLYIALSAAMICFYAYVLISGGNPPPKKLAKARSAQ